Sequence from the Brevundimonas diminuta genome:
ATCCAGCCAGATCCGCTCGCGCGCCACGCCCGCCGTCATCGCCGCCTCGGCCCGGCCACGCAGATAATCCCGGACTTCGCCCACCACGTCGTCATAGCGCGGGTCCGCCTGCATCGTGCGGGGTTCACCCTGCATGTGCATCAGCACCACGTCGCAACCCAGCTCGGCCGCGACCGCCCCACTGTCGGGCGCATGGCTCAGCGCGGTTACGTCGTTCCACATCGTCGCCCCGGCCGCGACGGCGGCGCGGGCGACGGCGGGCTTCATCGTATCGACGCTGATCGCTCCGCCCCAGCGCGCGCGGACGCCGGCGATGACCGGCGCGACCCGGTCGATCTCCTCGGCCTCCCCTACCGGTTCGGCTCCCGGCCGCGTGCTCTCCCCGCCGATATCGAGCACATCAGCCCCGTCCGCGACCAGCCGCACGGCCTGATCGATCGCCGCCTCCGTCGAGGCCCACCGCCCTCCGTCCGAGAAACTGTCGGGCGTCACATTGACGATGCCCATCACCTGCGGAATCGACACGGTCACGCCCTCTTCTGCGGGTGGGGCGTCTCGCCCCGTTTCAGCATCTCCACCAGGCGGGCGATGGCCTTGACGCGGCCCGCCGGGGTCTTCGGCGCCTCGGTGCGATAGGTCAGGGCGAACCTGTTCTGCGCCGTTAGGGTGTCGAACGTCGCCCGTGCCTGCGGCTCGGCGTCGATGGCGGCCATCAGGTCGTCGGGCGCGGTCGAGCCCTTGA
This genomic interval carries:
- the folP gene encoding dihydropteroate synthase produces the protein MGIVNVTPDSFSDGGRWASTEAAIDQAVRLVADGADVLDIGGESTRPGAEPVGEAEEIDRVAPVIAGVRARWGGAISVDTMKPAVARAAVAAGATMWNDVTALSHAPDSGAVAAELGCDVVLMHMQGEPRTMQADPRYDDVVGEVRDYLRGRAEAAMTAGVARERIWLDPGIGFGKTLAHNLALTARLGALTDLGFPVLYAASRKRTIQAIDSTGVDATDRLGGSLALALEGARRGARMVRVHDVRETVQALKVQAAVKAAVTAAD